In a single window of the bacterium genome:
- a CDS encoding MBL fold metallo-hydrolase, with product MSEPDDLFIEQLACGPMQNFVYLVGSNRTREVVIVDPAWSIAGLLEHIDNQGLTPIAALVTHYHPDHIGGAIFNQEIEGLPELMTQRPMKIYANKLEAEGVCRVTGLSDNDMVKVDSGDKMTVGDVEIEFLHTPGHTPGSQCFKARNALVSGDTLFIQGCGRVDLPGANPDDMYRSICQLADLPDDTILFPGHDYGGGANRSMAETKKVNPYLRIPDLETWRQMMGG from the coding sequence ATGTCCGAACCCGACGATCTGTTCATCGAGCAACTCGCGTGCGGCCCCATGCAGAACTTCGTCTACCTGGTCGGTTCGAACCGAACCCGCGAGGTGGTGATCGTCGATCCGGCCTGGAGCATCGCCGGACTTCTAGAACACATCGACAATCAGGGTCTGACGCCAATCGCGGCCCTGGTCACGCACTACCACCCGGATCACATCGGCGGCGCGATCTTCAACCAGGAGATCGAAGGGCTACCGGAGTTGATGACGCAGCGACCGATGAAGATCTACGCGAACAAGCTCGAAGCCGAAGGCGTGTGTCGCGTGACCGGCCTTTCGGACAACGACATGGTGAAGGTCGACTCGGGCGACAAGATGACAGTCGGCGACGTCGAGATCGAGTTCCTGCACACGCCTGGCCACACTCCGGGGTCGCAGTGCTTCAAGGCGCGCAACGCCCTGGTTTCGGGCGACACGCTGTTCATCCAGGGCTGCGGCCGGGTCGATCTTCCGGGAGCCAATCCGGACGATATGTATCGCAGCATCTGCCAACTGGCAGACCTGCCCGACGACACGATCCTGTTCCCGGGCCACGATTACGGCGGCGGTGCGAACCGCAGCATGGCCGAGACGAAGAAGGTGAATCCCTATTTGCGGATTCCGGATCTCGAGACCTGGCGCCAGATGATGGGCGGTTGA
- a CDS encoding citrate synthase: MEDEMARLEIDGKAHEFPVITGSEGERGIDISDLRSQTGLITLDRGYKNTGSCLSEITFIDGEQGILRYRGYPIEELAEKSDFLEVAYLLINGELPAAPQYDQWSKEIVYHTMLHEDLKAFFEAFPKDAHPMAVSSAVVAALSTFYPEYLDPESPDQIQESIKRLIAKFPTIAAYAHKHSIGHPVLYPDNNLTYVENFLRMMFGTPCEEYAHNPVVARAIDTLLILHADHEQNCSTSTVRLVGSSHVNLFAAISAGINALWGPRHGGANQKVIQMLEAIADEGLTAQEFVDRAKSRDDTSRLMGFGHRVYRNYDPRAKIIKKAAWSVLDQLGVNNKLLEIAVDLEKIALEDDYFVTRRLYPNVDFYSGIIFKALGIPISSFTVLFAMGRLPGWICQWMELHEEGQAIGRPRQIYTGPTERSYVPKDKR; this comes from the coding sequence ATGGAAGACGAAATGGCGAGACTGGAAATTGACGGCAAGGCACACGAATTCCCGGTGATAACCGGGTCCGAGGGTGAACGCGGCATCGACATATCAGACTTGCGTAGCCAGACCGGCCTGATCACTCTGGATCGCGGCTACAAGAACACCGGTAGCTGTCTCAGCGAGATCACCTTCATCGACGGCGAGCAGGGCATCTTGCGCTACCGCGGCTATCCGATCGAGGAGCTGGCCGAAAAGAGTGATTTTCTCGAGGTGGCCTACCTGTTGATCAACGGGGAGCTACCGGCCGCGCCGCAGTATGACCAGTGGAGCAAAGAGATCGTCTATCACACGATGCTCCACGAAGATCTGAAGGCCTTCTTCGAGGCCTTCCCCAAAGATGCCCATCCCATGGCTGTGAGCTCGGCGGTGGTCGCGGCGCTTTCGACGTTCTACCCGGAGTATCTCGACCCTGAGAGTCCAGACCAGATCCAGGAATCGATCAAGCGACTGATCGCGAAGTTCCCGACGATTGCCGCCTACGCGCACAAGCACTCGATCGGGCACCCGGTTCTGTATCCGGACAACAACCTCACTTACGTCGAGAACTTCTTGCGCATGATGTTCGGTACGCCATGCGAGGAGTACGCACACAATCCGGTGGTGGCTCGCGCGATCGATACGCTGCTGATCCTGCACGCCGATCACGAACAGAACTGCTCGACGAGCACCGTACGCCTGGTGGGTAGCTCGCACGTGAATCTGTTTGCCGCGATCTCGGCCGGAATCAATGCGCTCTGGGGACCGCGCCACGGCGGCGCCAATCAGAAGGTCATCCAGATGCTCGAGGCTATCGCGGACGAGGGTCTCACGGCGCAGGAGTTCGTGGATCGCGCGAAGAGCCGAGATGACACCTCGCGCCTCATGGGCTTCGGCCATCGCGTGTACCGCAACTACGATCCTCGCGCGAAGATCATCAAGAAGGCCGCGTGGAGCGTGCTCGACCAGTTGGGGGTCAATAACAAGTTGCTCGAGATCGCCGTCGATCTCGAGAAGATCGCGCTCGAGGACGACTACTTCGTGACGCGCCGCCTGTATCCCAATGTGGATTTCTACTCCGGAATCATCTTCAAGGCGCTCGGTATTCCCATCAGCAGCTTCACTGTGCTGTTCGCGATGGGACGTCTACCCGGCTGGATCTGCCAGTGGATGGAACTGCACGAAGAAGGCCAGGCAATCGGCCGCCCGCGTCAGATCTACACCGGTCCGACTGAGCGCAGCTACGTTCCCAAAGACAAGCGTTAG
- a CDS encoding HAD family hydrolase: MGASAEISHVFFDFGGTLFSYNDIGGGTFNLLLEAARRLGIEAAPREIGLQYRRASKDAYSAILPRPYFLHRDLFEDTFRRYAQALGGVVTPELLDWFHEAQRELVTTTFELREDCLATLKALRERGRVLSIVSNIDDDYLIPMIERAGLGKFLDHWSSSEEARSCKPDPGFYHYACEKAGCTADQVLFVGDSPEQDIAGALGVGMRTALIREAGASPPGHGVGDSAEPHHVIEALGEILSILES; the protein is encoded by the coding sequence ATGGGAGCATCAGCTGAAATCTCGCACGTGTTCTTCGATTTCGGGGGGACGCTGTTCAGCTACAACGATATTGGCGGCGGTACCTTCAATCTCCTGCTCGAGGCCGCTCGTCGTCTGGGCATCGAGGCTGCGCCCAGGGAGATCGGGCTCCAATATCGTCGCGCGAGCAAGGACGCGTATTCCGCAATCCTGCCACGACCCTATTTCCTGCATCGCGACCTTTTCGAGGACACTTTTCGGCGCTACGCGCAGGCGCTCGGCGGCGTCGTGACCCCGGAGCTTCTGGACTGGTTCCACGAAGCCCAGCGCGAACTGGTGACCACGACTTTCGAGCTGCGCGAGGACTGTCTGGCGACGCTGAAAGCGCTGCGGGAGCGCGGTCGGGTGCTTTCGATCGTCTCCAACATCGATGACGACTATCTGATTCCGATGATCGAGCGGGCCGGGCTGGGAAAATTCCTGGACCACTGGTCCAGTTCTGAAGAGGCACGCTCCTGCAAGCCCGATCCCGGTTTCTATCACTACGCGTGCGAGAAGGCGGGCTGTACGGCGGATCAGGTGCTCTTCGTCGGCGACTCACCGGAACAGGACATCGCCGGAGCGCTGGGTGTCGGCATGCGGACCGCATTGATTCGCGAAGCCGGTGCGAGTCCTCCGGGTCACGGTGTGGGAGACAGCGCCGAGCCCCATCACGTGATCGAGGCGCTCGGGGAGATCCTTTCGATTCTCGAAAGCTGA
- a CDS encoding M3 family metallopeptidase, with protein sequence MAVDETRDNPLLDQSGLPRFDAIAVEHVEPGMRALLRQAEADFEALENSLEPTWSGLVEPIERIGDRLGFSWGIVGHLMGVRNSDELRAAHKAMQPEVIALSVRMGQSRRIYDGLLALRDGPVFAQLDAAQQRIVEVSIRDAELSGVGLDGSERDAFNEIQQELAELATRFDNHVMDATREFALVLRDKDEVAGLPESWLQFAAQLALEAGEEGANADEGPWRVTLDYPSLLPFLQHSRRRDLRETLYRSNITRASSGNLDNGPVIERILELRLEEAKLLGFSSFAEVSLVPKMATNVAAVRQLLEELRAASHEAAHREHAELAEFAASRSAPEASDLRQWDISFWAERQREELYAYSEDELRPYFPLPRVLDGLFALARRLFGVTIQPADGGVPVWHEDVRFFRVLTDGGDPIAAFYLDPYSRPSEKRGGAWMDECVGRSSVAQESGVRLPVAYLVCNQTPPVGDKPSLMTFNEVETLFHEFGHGLQHVLTRVDYGLASGIRNVEWDAVELASQFMENWCYHRETLLGIAKHFDTEEVLPEDLFQKICASRTFRAGSAMLRQIFFSSTDLELHDCYVPGGTETYLDVERRVARATMVLEPLPEDRFLCSFSHIFAGGYAAGYFSYKWAEVLSADAFSAFEEAGLQDDAAIAEIGARYRETVLALGGSRRAMEVFIEFRGREPKTEALLRHSGLAIQCSSAAC encoded by the coding sequence ATGGCCGTCGACGAAACTAGAGACAACCCGCTACTGGACCAGAGCGGACTGCCGCGTTTCGACGCAATTGCCGTCGAGCACGTCGAGCCCGGGATGCGCGCGTTGCTCAGGCAGGCCGAGGCTGATTTCGAGGCTCTCGAGAACTCCCTCGAACCGACCTGGTCTGGACTCGTCGAGCCGATCGAGCGCATTGGCGACCGACTCGGCTTCAGCTGGGGCATTGTTGGCCATCTGATGGGTGTTCGGAATTCCGACGAGCTACGGGCCGCGCACAAGGCCATGCAACCGGAGGTGATCGCGCTATCCGTTCGCATGGGTCAGAGCCGGCGCATCTACGACGGACTCCTCGCGCTGCGCGATGGGCCGGTGTTCGCGCAGCTCGATGCGGCACAGCAGCGGATCGTCGAAGTCTCGATCCGCGATGCCGAGCTATCCGGCGTGGGCTTGGACGGCTCCGAGCGCGACGCTTTCAACGAGATCCAGCAGGAACTCGCCGAGCTCGCCACCCGCTTCGACAACCACGTAATGGATGCGACCCGCGAGTTCGCGCTCGTCCTGCGAGACAAGGACGAGGTAGCCGGTCTTCCTGAAAGCTGGCTCCAGTTCGCTGCCCAGTTGGCGCTCGAAGCGGGCGAAGAGGGTGCGAACGCCGACGAAGGGCCCTGGCGCGTAACGCTCGACTATCCCTCCTTATTGCCGTTCTTGCAGCACAGTCGGCGACGCGATCTGCGCGAAACACTGTACCGATCGAACATCACGCGTGCGAGCAGCGGCAATCTGGACAACGGACCCGTGATCGAACGAATTCTCGAGCTTCGTCTCGAAGAAGCCAAGCTGCTCGGCTTCTCGAGCTTTGCAGAGGTGAGTCTCGTACCCAAGATGGCGACGAACGTCGCCGCCGTCCGGCAACTGCTGGAAGAGTTGCGCGCGGCCTCGCATGAAGCGGCCCACCGGGAACACGCAGAGCTTGCAGAGTTCGCCGCGAGTAGAAGCGCTCCTGAGGCGAGCGATCTTCGACAATGGGACATCAGTTTCTGGGCGGAACGGCAACGCGAGGAACTCTACGCGTACAGCGAAGATGAACTGCGTCCCTACTTTCCGCTTCCGCGGGTGCTCGATGGCCTGTTCGCGCTGGCTCGTCGCCTGTTCGGCGTGACGATACAACCCGCCGATGGAGGGGTCCCCGTCTGGCACGAAGACGTGCGGTTTTTTCGAGTGCTCACCGATGGCGGCGATCCGATCGCCGCGTTTTATCTGGATCCCTATAGCCGCCCGTCGGAAAAGCGTGGTGGCGCCTGGATGGACGAATGCGTAGGACGCAGCAGCGTCGCGCAGGAATCCGGCGTGCGCCTACCGGTCGCCTATCTGGTGTGTAATCAGACTCCGCCGGTCGGAGACAAGCCGTCGCTGATGACTTTCAATGAAGTCGAAACACTGTTTCACGAGTTCGGTCACGGGTTGCAGCACGTCCTGACGCGAGTCGACTATGGGCTCGCCTCCGGAATCCGCAACGTCGAGTGGGATGCAGTTGAACTCGCCAGCCAGTTCATGGAGAACTGGTGCTATCACCGTGAGACTCTCCTGGGAATCGCGAAACACTTCGACACCGAAGAGGTACTGCCTGAGGATCTGTTCCAGAAGATCTGCGCTTCTCGGACTTTCCGCGCGGGTAGTGCCATGCTGCGTCAGATCTTCTTTTCCTCGACGGATCTGGAGTTGCACGACTGCTATGTGCCCGGTGGGACGGAGACTTATCTGGACGTTGAGCGACGTGTCGCTCGGGCGACGATGGTTCTCGAACCACTGCCCGAGGACCGCTTTCTATGCTCATTTTCCCATATCTTCGCAGGTGGCTATGCCGCGGGGTATTTCTCGTACAAGTGGGCCGAAGTGCTGAGTGCTGACGCGTTCTCGGCGTTTGAAGAAGCTGGCCTCCAGGATGACGCGGCGATTGCCGAAATCGGTGCGCGTTACCGCGAAACCGTGTTGGCCCTCGGCGGAAGCCGTCGAGCCATGGAGGTGTTCATCGAATTCCGCGGTCGCGAACCGAAGACCGAGGCGTTGCTACGGCATTCGGGTCTGGCGATCCAGTGTTCTTCTGCAGCCTGCTAG
- a CDS encoding electron transfer flavoprotein subunit beta/FixA family protein: MKILVCLKQVPHKDARLEIAADGKWISDSSIKFEINEYDSYALEEALRIKDAGDSEVIVASVGPDRVVQSLRTALGMGADRAIHVWDDALEEADALGVAKVLAAVAKAEGAELVLLGMMSDDSNFGCIGPMVAELLDIAHATAIVKATINNGAIEVERELEGGALEVVSVPRPCVLTAQTGMNEVRYASLKGIMQAKKKPLDKKSLGDLGLDAGAIAPKVTMEKIYAPVKGEGAEILEGSAAEVADKLTAKIKELGLL; the protein is encoded by the coding sequence ATGAAGATCCTCGTTTGCCTAAAACAGGTCCCGCACAAAGATGCGCGCCTGGAGATAGCAGCGGACGGCAAATGGATTTCGGACTCGAGTATCAAGTTCGAAATCAACGAGTACGACAGCTACGCACTGGAAGAAGCTCTTCGCATCAAAGATGCCGGCGACAGCGAAGTGATCGTTGCCAGTGTCGGCCCCGATCGCGTAGTGCAGTCCTTGCGCACGGCCCTGGGTATGGGCGCCGACCGCGCGATCCACGTCTGGGACGACGCGCTGGAAGAAGCGGACGCTCTAGGTGTTGCAAAGGTGCTTGCCGCAGTGGCCAAGGCCGAAGGCGCCGAACTCGTGCTCCTGGGCATGATGTCGGACGACTCGAACTTCGGCTGCATCGGACCGATGGTCGCCGAATTGCTCGACATCGCGCACGCCACCGCAATCGTGAAGGCGACCATCAACAATGGCGCCATCGAGGTCGAGCGCGAGCTCGAAGGCGGTGCGCTCGAGGTGGTATCCGTTCCCCGTCCATGTGTTCTCACCGCACAAACCGGGATGAACGAAGTCCGCTACGCGTCGCTGAAGGGAATCATGCAGGCCAAGAAGAAGCCCCTCGACAAAAAGTCGCTCGGTGATCTTGGACTGGATGCGGGAGCCATCGCTCCAAAGGTGACGATGGAAAAGATCTACGCACCGGTGAAGGGCGAAGGCGCAGAGATCCTCGAAGGATCCGCCGCCGAAGTCGCCGACAAGCTCACCGCCAAGATCAAGGAACTCGGCCTGCTCTAA
- a CDS encoding alcohol dehydrogenase catalytic domain-containing protein: protein MRLAVSACGICGTDLHLLRRELPVVPGGVPGHEIAGVPLDGPAGIADAIYAVEPRIWCGTCPSCAEGERQLCQTGELFGIQRPGGIADFVDVPLTAVHRVDASVDSRVAAISEPLAVCVRGLRRATLAPNDRVLVLGAGTIGLLSGMLARDRVEEVAITARHPHQRDAAKQLGLQVLEEGDAPAWAREHRPNVILESVGGSSDTLNNAIFLCRPGGRVVVLGVFSYAPSINATVLTLNEVSLIGSNTYGADANRSDFGDAVSLLPSFAAEIARLQTHSFGLERLEDAFACAEDKSSGAIKVTLEPKP, encoded by the coding sequence GTGAGGCTGGCGGTTTCGGCTTGCGGGATATGTGGAACCGATTTGCACCTGCTGCGCCGCGAGCTTCCCGTAGTTCCCGGTGGCGTTCCCGGACACGAGATTGCAGGTGTGCCTCTCGATGGACCGGCCGGTATCGCAGATGCGATCTACGCGGTCGAGCCGCGCATCTGGTGTGGCACCTGTCCGTCCTGCGCCGAAGGAGAGCGGCAGTTGTGCCAGACGGGGGAACTCTTCGGCATCCAGCGACCCGGTGGGATTGCCGACTTCGTCGATGTTCCCCTGACGGCGGTTCATCGTGTCGACGCCTCCGTGGACTCCCGTGTCGCGGCTATTTCCGAACCCCTGGCCGTGTGTGTGCGCGGGCTGCGCCGCGCCACGCTCGCTCCGAACGATCGCGTTCTGGTTCTGGGTGCGGGAACGATCGGTCTCCTGAGCGGTATGCTGGCCCGCGATCGCGTCGAGGAAGTCGCGATCACCGCGCGCCATCCGCACCAGCGCGATGCCGCCAAGCAACTTGGTCTCCAGGTTCTCGAGGAAGGCGATGCACCGGCATGGGCGCGGGAGCACCGGCCCAATGTGATCCTGGAATCTGTCGGGGGCAGCAGCGATACGCTCAACAACGCGATCTTCCTGTGCCGACCGGGAGGCCGCGTGGTCGTGCTCGGTGTCTTCTCGTATGCGCCGAGTATCAATGCAACCGTCCTGACGCTGAATGAAGTCAGCCTGATCGGGTCCAATACGTATGGCGCGGATGCCAATCGTTCGGATTTCGGGGACGCGGTCTCACTTCTGCCCAGTTTCGCCGCGGAAATCGCCAGGCTGCAGACGCACAGTTTCGGACTCGAACGACTTGAGGACGCATTTGCTTGTGCCGAAGACAAGAGCAGTGGTGCAATCAAGGTGACCCTGGAGCCCAAGCCCTGA
- a CDS encoding glutaredoxin family protein, which produces MKSLPLILFALAATAALVWEKGGVREWSDENAPRAQLAAQAEPTAAKVTLYTMVGCPYCRAAVSYLDDIGQPYVNRDVQQDPDAYAEYMRKTGGNPGVPVIDVNGQIMQGWDSRQFESMLVSNR; this is translated from the coding sequence TTGAAGTCCCTCCCCCTGATTCTCTTTGCGCTCGCCGCCACCGCTGCGCTGGTCTGGGAAAAGGGTGGCGTGCGCGAATGGTCGGACGAGAACGCGCCCCGGGCACAGCTGGCCGCACAGGCGGAACCCACGGCCGCCAAAGTCACCCTGTACACGATGGTCGGCTGCCCGTACTGCAGGGCGGCCGTGAGCTATCTGGACGACATCGGCCAGCCCTATGTGAACCGCGACGTTCAACAGGATCCCGACGCCTACGCGGAGTACATGCGAAAGACCGGTGGCAACCCGGGTGTTCCAGTGATCGATGTGAATGGCCAGATCATGCAGGGATGGGACTCCCGTCAATTCGAGTCGATGTTGGTTTCGAACCGCTAA
- a CDS encoding NAD-dependent epimerase/dehydratase family protein produces MQKVLIVGVARGQGRLLARRLSRNHKVVGVDTENWSRRPAETPFYRVDVRTRGFEDVLRKEQPDTVVHLGFVRHFRDKPDQRHDVNVRGTRKLLDHCRNHGVKRISVLSTSYVYGALPENPNFMDEDYPLLAGRNYPEIRDLVEVDTISSAFMWRYPDVQTSILRPVPTLGYYVENSIVNYLRQRRVVVMMGFNPMLQFMHEEDLSEAIALTVERNLRGVYNVCGPGEVPLRIAIQETGATALSLPEPLARPVLDRMFRLGLFGVPTGAIDYIKYPCTIDGERFANSTGFRPLFGLKESFRSLRR; encoded by the coding sequence GTGCAGAAGGTTCTGATCGTGGGGGTTGCTCGAGGCCAGGGTCGTCTCCTGGCCCGCCGTCTGTCGCGCAACCACAAAGTGGTGGGCGTCGATACCGAGAACTGGAGTCGGCGCCCCGCCGAGACCCCGTTTTATCGCGTCGATGTGCGGACGCGCGGCTTTGAAGACGTACTGCGCAAGGAACAACCCGACACGGTCGTGCACCTGGGCTTCGTGCGTCACTTCCGCGACAAGCCCGATCAGCGGCACGATGTGAACGTGCGAGGCACGCGGAAGCTGCTCGACCACTGCCGAAACCACGGCGTGAAGAGAATCTCGGTGCTCTCGACGAGCTACGTCTACGGAGCTCTGCCGGAGAACCCGAATTTCATGGACGAGGACTACCCGCTGCTCGCGGGTCGCAATTATCCCGAGATTCGCGATCTGGTCGAAGTCGACACAATCTCCAGCGCGTTCATGTGGCGGTACCCCGACGTCCAGACTTCGATTCTGCGTCCGGTTCCTACGCTCGGGTACTACGTGGAAAACTCGATCGTGAATTACCTGCGACAGCGCAGGGTGGTGGTGATGATGGGGTTCAACCCCATGCTGCAATTCATGCACGAAGAGGACCTCTCGGAGGCCATCGCGTTGACGGTCGAGCGGAATCTGCGCGGCGTGTACAACGTGTGCGGTCCGGGGGAGGTGCCGCTGCGCATCGCGATCCAGGAAACCGGCGCCACTGCGCTATCGCTCCCAGAACCCCTGGCGCGTCCCGTCCTGGATCGGATGTTTCGTCTGGGGCTGTTTGGTGTACCCACCGGCGCCATCGACTACATCAAGTACCCGTGCACCATCGATGGCGAGCGATTCGCGAACAGTACTGGCTTCAGGCCCCTTTTCGGCCTGAAGGAGAGCTTCCGCAGCCTTCGACGCTGA
- a CDS encoding electron transfer flavoprotein subunit alpha/FixB family protein, which yields MPKTLIVGEIQNGGLRESTLELVALARKLGGDVSSVVIGSGIGGVAEELSSKGGGKVLAADDGSLENYTSDAFCAVIQKAIAQESPELILLSNTPIGWDVAGKLAAALDAGLATDVFNIEEDGGDLVFLRRMFNAKFDARMRIAGSPRIATVQPGACEGYEGSDAGSVESLDASGTTARTSFVETRTAASGGHDLTKAEIIISGGRGLQKPENFDEVLKPLVEAVGGQMGASRPVVDAGWLPHEYQVGSSGQVVSPKLYIAVGISGAIQHLVGMKGSNYIIAINKDPDAPIFEVADIGVVADLFEVVPALASSLAAAKG from the coding sequence ATGCCGAAGACACTCATCGTCGGTGAAATTCAGAACGGCGGCCTGCGTGAAAGCACGCTGGAACTCGTCGCACTCGCACGCAAGCTCGGCGGAGACGTCTCGTCCGTCGTCATCGGAAGCGGAATTGGCGGGGTCGCCGAAGAGCTTTCCTCGAAGGGCGGCGGCAAGGTCCTGGCCGCCGACGACGGATCGCTCGAGAACTACACTTCCGACGCTTTCTGCGCGGTCATCCAGAAGGCCATCGCGCAGGAAAGCCCGGAACTGATCCTGCTCTCCAACACGCCGATCGGCTGGGATGTGGCGGGCAAGCTCGCCGCCGCACTCGATGCAGGACTGGCCACCGACGTCTTCAACATCGAAGAAGACGGCGGAGACCTGGTCTTCCTGCGCCGCATGTTCAATGCGAAATTCGACGCTCGGATGCGAATCGCCGGTTCGCCGCGTATCGCGACTGTGCAGCCCGGTGCCTGTGAAGGCTACGAAGGCAGCGATGCGGGCTCCGTCGAAAGCCTCGATGCGAGTGGCACGACCGCGCGCACGAGCTTCGTAGAAACTCGTACGGCCGCATCGGGCGGTCACGATCTGACCAAGGCCGAGATCATCATCTCCGGCGGTCGCGGCCTGCAGAAGCCGGAGAACTTCGATGAGGTCCTCAAGCCCCTGGTCGAAGCCGTCGGCGGGCAGATGGGCGCATCGCGGCCGGTGGTCGACGCCGGTTGGCTCCCGCACGAATACCAGGTCGGAAGCTCGGGCCAGGTCGTCTCGCCGAAACTGTACATCGCAGTGGGCATCTCAGGTGCGATCCAACACCTGGTCGGGATGAAGGGTTCGAACTACATCATCGCGATCAACAAGGATCCCGATGCCCCGATCTTCGAGGTCGCGGACATCGGTGTGGTCGCGGACCTGTTCGAGGTGGTCCCGGCGCTGGCGAGTTCCCTGGCGGCCGCCAAGGGCTAG
- a CDS encoding metallophosphoesterase, protein MSDSEGKSEPYLPKLHSPMRERQVALSRFISNLTNSTYRGAFKREISRFLDRNRTFTRPQIRLRRGHEELHGLRIAFVSDVHAGSFMDEQDLTRVFAKVAEQEPDLVCLGGDLVDHYDHQALMLRKAVSLLSPPLGVFAVPGNHEYHAESSLLVWRSVLQDMGVNILINRGERVQRGAATLWIAGVDDYTEGHPDLEQAVEGRKGDEPILLLSHHPDFFREACLADVDLMLSGHTHGGQILPFGRALTGHTKLGYWSGRFEAPGGSQLYVGRGAGVGFLPVRLGAPGEIAVVELQRN, encoded by the coding sequence GTGAGCGATTCCGAAGGCAAGTCCGAGCCCTATCTGCCCAAGTTGCATTCGCCCATGCGAGAGCGGCAGGTGGCGCTTTCGCGCTTCATCTCCAACCTCACGAACAGCACATACCGGGGTGCCTTCAAACGCGAGATCAGCCGATTCCTGGATCGGAACCGCACCTTCACGCGCCCGCAGATCCGCTTGCGGCGCGGTCACGAGGAACTCCACGGTCTGCGCATTGCCTTTGTGTCCGACGTGCACGCGGGCAGCTTCATGGACGAACAGGATCTGACTCGCGTCTTCGCGAAGGTCGCCGAGCAGGAACCCGACCTGGTGTGTCTGGGCGGTGATCTGGTTGATCACTACGACCACCAGGCGTTGATGCTGCGCAAAGCGGTCTCGTTGCTGAGTCCGCCGCTCGGGGTATTCGCGGTTCCCGGAAACCACGAATATCACGCCGAGTCGAGTCTGCTCGTCTGGCGTTCCGTGCTCCAGGACATGGGTGTGAACATCCTGATCAATCGCGGAGAACGCGTGCAGCGGGGGGCCGCCACGCTCTGGATCGCCGGCGTCGATGACTACACAGAAGGCCATCCCGACCTGGAGCAAGCGGTAGAGGGGCGTAAGGGAGACGAGCCGATCCTGCTCCTGTCGCATCACCCGGACTTCTTTCGCGAAGCCTGTCTTGCCGATGTCGACCTGATGCTCTCGGGTCACACACACGGCGGGCAGATTCTGCCCTTCGGTCGCGCGCTCACCGGTCACACCAAGCTGGGCTACTGGTCCGGGCGCTTCGAAGCCCCGGGAGGCTCACAGCTCTACGTCGGGCGCGGAGCAGGAGTCGGCTTTCTCCCGGTACGCCTGGGCGCACCGGGAGAGATTGCCGTTGTGGAGTTGCAGAGGAACTGA